Genomic window (Leishmania infantum JPCM5 genome chromosome 27):
CTGGTGTGTGGATCAATGTCCTCtccgcttctgcgccgccgtgccgatgccgctggtgctgctcccCCTGCTCGAGCTCCTCGATGCGTTGTCGGAGCTCACGGAGCTGGGACTCTAGGCTCTCACGCGTGTCGCGGAGATCCTGCAACTCCGAGGTAGCgctgagcagctgctcctgcgccacATGAAGGCTTTCAGCGAGCTGCTGGTTTCCGCTGATCGCGACGTCAAGCTGCTCTTGGCGCAGTTGGTTCGCACGCTCTGCTAGCTCCAACTCCCTCTCCAGATTATTGACGAGAGACTGCATCTGTTCATTGCGGGCTTGCATGCTCTGTCGCTCCTCCAGTCCAGTGGTGAGCGAGTGGCGAAGCTCCTCCTGAGcctgctgcgcgctgtgatggtgctgctgctctttctCCTGGAGTGCAGCTacctgcgcctctgccttggcaagggcggcggtgaggtcaTCGTAAGACGCTTGAAGTGATGCGTAGTCTTTCTTTGAGATCGGCGCGCGCTGGGTGAGGGCAGCCACTAGCTCGTCTTCCGCGCTCTGCATATctgcgcactgctgccgcagttGCGCAATCGTGTCGAGCAGCTCTGCGCGATCGGCCGTGGCAGTGGCACTCGCTTCAGCGTGTGCGGCCAGCGCTGCTTTGTGAGCTGTGTGTTCCTCTTCGAGGCGGTGGCTGAGAGATGTGTTCAGGCACTGGAGCTCCTCGAGCGCAgtgtgcagcgcagcagacgcCGCTTCAGCCCCATCCTGCAACTCCTCCGCGCTCGGTAGATCACGTGACGGCGACGTGtggggcgctgcagcaccctCACCGGAGATGTTCGCGCTTCGCCGGCCGTGCTCAGCTGCAGTagtgctggagctgcggcgctgcgacgacgcagcagctgccctcTCGcactcctgctgcagctcacgcagctgcgcatcttTCAGAGCCAACTGAGACTGGTAGAAATGGACAGCGATGGAGGGGTCAGCGCCGCTCAGCACGGACATCTTGGCCTGCATGTTGCGGGCATGCCCCTCAGCCTCGGCGAGTTTCTGGCGCAGTTGAGCGTTGTCCTCCCGCACTTTCAGCAAAGCAtcgctcgccctctcctgTTCGCGCCGGAGCGCGTCGATTTCCACGTACCTGttgtgcagctcctccttcaGGTGGGCAACCTCGCCACGGTACTGGTCGCGCTTTGCGTACGCCGCCGAGAGGTACCCGCTGTACTGCCTCGATGATTCCTGCAGGTGGGAGGCGTAGTTGTAGAGCTCACTGCCGCTGAGGTGATCAATGCCGCGGTGGGCGAGCGACGTCAagtcgccggcgtcggcgtgggTGGAGAGCGGCCGCGACGTCGACACACCACTGGTAGCAGCATAAACAGCCGACGACGTGGGTACTCCAAAGCCCGCGAAGCCGGCTGTGGTGGCGCTAGGTCGTGGTGCCTGCGtcgctggtggaggcggcggcaccgcaggcACTCGCGATTGCGCCAGCTCCCGCACACTAATCGGTCGGGCAAGATCGGCAGAGAGCACGCCAGCGGGCGGTGGACGTGCGGGTTGCGCAGCGTAGGAAGGAGAAGGCAAAGAGGTGCGGGAGCCGGACATGGTGGCCGGTTGTCCATCGCAGCAGAGCGCGGACTGCTGGTGCGCACCAGCTTTGCAAAAGTTGTTGCCCCACATGCGCAAGCCGTGTGCCTAGTGTATCTAATCGCTCTATATACAGATAGAAATAGATCGCTGTAGCTCGCCTCccttctcgtcctcttcttcgccacGATTCTGACCGTGTGGGGTGTGCGCGTCGGCTGGTTCGCTCCTGGCGTATGCGCCTCGCCGAATCCTTCTTTGGTAAGCCTTTTTGTGTTGCTCTTCTTTAATCCGCCTTCGTTAGTTTCCCTTTCCGTTGTTGCTGAGTTCTCGGttgccttgtgtgtgtgtgtgtgtgtgtgtgcctacGCACTCCACGTGAACCGGCAAATGAACGGCCTACAGCAACTGTGATACCACGCGGCACGTTGATGTCACCTCCTCCCCGTACCCTTCACACGCGTGCTCTGGAGGTATGTGGCTGAGTTCTCTGTGAATTAGAACGCTGCGCTTCTGGATGGCGGTGATTCTTTCACGGAGCATGCATCGATGCGCAAGGCGGGAAACCAAAAAGGCACAAGACAGAGTGTGTGAGACATACAGGATTGTGAGGTCACCCAAAACGAAACCCCTCCAGCACACCCGCCCATCCAcacacagccgcagcagaagTGTATGTGGGGTTGATGGCTGCCGCTTTCCGTGAGCTGGTGACGTTGGCGTGGGCatcgtcttcctcttctgtTTTCCGCCCTTTTCGGTGCGTCCtttgcttctttttcttggCTAAGCGCCTTGTGTGAACAACCGTCGTTACCAACGATGAGACATAGACCCGCTCTcatgcatgtgcgtgggcgcgggcacagacacgcacagccCACTcgcccctctttctccttccTCATTCAGTGGCACAGGCACGTGAGCAGAGCAAGTGTACACCTGCGCTTACACGTATGCGTCATGCGCAACGGTGGTGGCTGTGGCAAGAAAGGTATGGGGCTCTCGCAATCCTTGCTCGCCCTAGCCCCACCCCGACCTGCGCATCAGCGCGATCTAGCAACGCTACCCACGCTGCGTGTTGTGCTCTACAATGAACACCTCGCCATCCTGCATCACGTACCTGTCGTTCACCGTGCGCATCTGCATCTCCGCAGATTCGAGGTTTGGTCGCCCGATGAACGTGTCCCATGTCATCACCTTGGCGCGCACAAAGTTCTTCTCGAAGTCGGAGTGGATCTCACCGGCTGCCTGCCGCGCCGTTGAGCCCTGCGCCACTGTCCAGCCATGCGCCATCTTCGGCCCCACTGTGAAAAAGGACTGAAGCTTGAGCAGCGCATACACCTGCTTCATCAGTACCTGGCCACGTGGCGCGTCGATGCCGTACTCTTCCAGGAACAtgagctgctcctcgcgcGATGCAAGTTGTGCTGTCTGCTCCTCGATGGCGACCGACACACGGCAGGTCCGCTCGGCCCCGAAGGCGGCCTCCACCTCACGAGAGAAGGCGTTGCCATCCTTCACACCCCGCTCGTCCACGTTCAGCACAAACATCATGGGCTTGTGGGAGAGCAAGTCGtagctctgcagcaagcctTTCTCCGCCACAGTGAGCTTCGCCTTTGCAGGCATGTCTGCTGCTGGcttgccctcctccagccACTGCTGAAGGCGCTTCAAGAAGCTGTATTCAACGTCCTGCGCCTTCATCGTCTTTTGTACCTTGCGCATCCGCTTCTCCACCATCTCGAGGTCCGACAGGACAAGCTCACTCAGAATGACATGAATGTCATCCAGAGGGTGCGGGGTGTCAAAGCCCTCCTTGGAGCTCTCGAAGCAGCGCACCGtatgcagcagcacggcgcagTTTCGGATGTCAGCGAGGAACTTATTGCCGAGCCCGGCCCCCTTCGAGGCTCCAGCGATCAGCCCCGCCACGTCCGTCAAGTCTACCTCGACGTCGACAATCTTCTCTGCCTGAGTGAACTGcgccagctggcgcagccgcGGATCGACGATCGGCACCTTCGACGTGTTCGCGTCGATCGTACAGAATGGAAAGTTGCCCGTCTTTGCTATCTGGCTGCACGTGAGGGCGTTAAAGAGGGTGGACTTGCCCACATTCGGTAGCCCCACAAtaccagcagcgcgccgtctcCAGAGCGCGACGCTAAGTCGCAGCATGAGGAATGGGAACAGGGGGGGAGCCGCGGTGGTGCACCGTCTTCCACGTCGATGATGTGCAGGTGCAATCCGCTACGCAGtgaaaaaagaggagatgTGCAACAAGGATAgcgatagagagagagcgtgtgtgcgagtacggctgtgtgtgtgtgtgtgtgtgtgtgtgtgtgtctgtttgTGCGTCCCTAAGCTTGCTGGCCTTGCATCTTCCCGCGTGGCCGACGCACACGTGATGCCGTGCCTCCGTCTGttctcggtgcgtgtgtttgtgcttcATCTCACGCGCCCCGCCATCACCACGATGACCATCATCACAGGCACGCGTCCCACTGCTCGAGGAGGACCTCTTCTGTTGCGTCTGCTTGTGCCGCACAAGAAGGATGTTGGAAGAGAGACGCGAAaggaaacaaacaaaacaaacGGAAAGCATGTCTTTTAGCAAATCTCTGCTCGCCGCACGCAAGCCGGCACATCTCCCAACCAGCCATGCGTGCAAGCACCAGTCACCAGCCACCAGCCGCCAACCCTCTACAACCCTCCTGTCAGTTGTCATTGCATGAACGACATGTGCGAGATATGAAGGTGGTGGGAAGGGGGTGGCGCTTGACAGTAGCAGACCAATacgacggcagctgca
Coding sequences:
- a CDS encoding putative GTP binding protein yields the protein MLRLSVALWRRRAAGIVGLPNVGKSTLFNALTCSQIAKTGNFPFCTIDANTSKVPIVDPRLRQLAQFTQAEKIVDVEVDLTDVAGLIAGASKGAGLGNKFLADIRNCAVLLHTVRCFESSKEGFDTPHPLDDIHVILSELVLSDLEMVEKRMRKVQKTMKAQDVEYSFLKRLQQWLEEGKPAADMPAKAKLTVAEKGLLQSYDLLSHKPMMFVLNVDERGVKDGNAFSREVEAAFGAERTCRVSVAIEEQTAQLASREEQLMFLEEYGIDAPRGQVLMKQVYALLKLQSFFTVGPKMAHGWTVAQGSTARQAAGEIHSDFEKNFVRAKVMTWDTFIGRPNLESAEMQMRTVNDRYVMQDGEVFIVEHNTQRG